A DNA window from Hydra vulgaris chromosome 13, alternate assembly HydraT2T_AEP contains the following coding sequences:
- the LOC136089935 gene encoding uncharacterized protein LOC136089935 produces the protein MNCDLKRLNLKRKMSDNTYFDGTNINNIQYRRKKRRLNMPYIRDISLPCEPTNKKIKQQLKKKIDDGTYNSGEKIVPQRYEKIFISSENQTITKKEVHIEGRKISLKDIRLNMFKDHEIFMKVRNDNELEALSQRQIVDALDNIKEYKDEYDTLTKKELINILKTYERTRNLMFWHDCSSISNHTHFLVTVSVMYDTAIFLSSFEYKQKYGEDINVQSEVEKPYLYILGRCPSNDQQLLYSDDRINDILQLSNPLEFKGTPILDVARIFKGDNPAAQLEAGHQKGGNYFCWACNMHADLSNNISISLSFPYTSLQNRIDHINASNTSQLAVNQGKTKLYSFLKKDQIEQELYERNIQFPLNTSVKKLKELLANEMHGVQGLPALLFKKPGSSLTQLNLLHYEILNNEPMHDISNHIKNIFDELPYLVEKKDKKIVENIIKSSFNGIEAKNAANYRKSLLIVTNWFLEHYKVDHFVFKFLLTLCEIQNILYMPEESRSTHSILRLINTTFVHAIIIKEHLEANLKNSKRKFFGAYYHSITSHAPLQYRLFAGRTSNVEKEEAMFQNLKLSTKTSSNHHSDNVIFNAIIRNQAKKYLNEGKKLCDGVSILHKFYQPLHSLFNDTKISFTWIEKNSNEYQKLLEKSADYLVEDINVWWKEVEDGVVFFDINYPNNSKKIFTHFRSSSMQQQSEYLEKCWKHCLENKHKIPAYKITVNANVFYLDTLQYFQIFNTENISRNSIIPLDIILI, from the exons ATGAACTGCGATCTAAAAAGACtaaatctaaaaagaaaaatgtcagATAATACATACTTTGATGGcactaatattaataatatacagTATAGAAGAAAAAAACGGAG GTTAAACATGCCATACATCAGAGATATATCTTTGCCATGCGAgccaactaataaaaaaataaagcagcaactcaaaaaaaaaatagacgaTGGAACATATAATTCAGGGGAAAAGATTGTACCCCaaagatatgaaaaaatatttatatcatctgaaaatcaaacaattacaaaaaaagaggTTCATATTGAAGGCAGAAAAATTTCCTTGAAAGATATAAGACTAAATATGTTCAAAGACCATGAGATTTTTATGAAAGTTCGAAACGATAATGAACTAGAAGCACTTTCTCAAAGGCAAATTGTTGATGCTCTTGATAATATTAAGGAATATAAAGATGAATATGACACCTTAACTAAAAAAGAGCtgataaatatacttaaaacttATGAAAGAACAAGGAATTTAATGTTTTGGCATGATTGCTCCAGTATATCTAATCACACTCACTTTCTTGTTACTGTTAGCGTAATGTATGATACAGCCATATTTTTAAGTAGCTTTGAATATAAACAAAAGTATGGAGAGGACATAAATGTTCAATCAGAGGTCGAAAAGCCTTATTTATACATACTTGGTAGATGTCCTTCCAATGACCAGCAACTTTTGTATAGCGATGACAGGATTAATGACATTTTGCAATTGAGCAATCCCTTAGAATTCAAGGGAACACCTATTTTAGATGTTGCACGAATATTCAAAGGTGACAATCCAGCAGCACAACTGGAAGCTGGTCATCAGAAGGGtggtaattatttttgttggGCATGCAACATGCATGCAGATCTTTctaataatatatctatatcaCTAAGCTTCCCATACACTTCCTTACAAAATCGTATAGACCATATAAATGCAAGTAACACCTCACAGCTGGCAGTAAACCAAGGAAAAACCAAATTAtattcatttctaaaaaaagatcAGATTGAACAAGAGCTTTATGAAAGAAATATTCAATTTCCATTAAATACATCtgtcaaaaaattaaaggagCTATTGGCAAATGAAATGCATGGAGTGCAAGGATTGCCTGcccttctttttaaaaaaccaggTTCTTCTTTAACGCAACTAAATCTTTTACactatgaaattttaaataatgaaccaATGCATGATATTTCaaaccatattaaaaatatatttgatgaattgccatatttagtagaaaaaaaagataaaaaaattgtagaaaatataattaaaagctCTTTCAATGGTATTGAAGCAAAAAATGCTGCCAACTAtcgaaaaagtttattaatagttaCTAACTGGTTCCTAGAACATTACAAGGTTGatcactttgtttttaaatttttactaactCTGTGCGAAATACAAAACATCCTTTATATGCCAGAAGAATCTAGATCAACACACAGTATTCTTCGTTTAATAAATACCACATTTGTACatgcaataattataaaagaacatttagaagcaaatttaaaaaatagcaagcGAAAATTCTTTGGTGCATACTATCACTCAATCACATCCCATGCTCCACTACAGTATAGATTGTTTGCAGGTCGTACGTCTAATGTGGAAAAAGAAGAAGCaatgtttcaaaatttgaaactgTCAACAAAAACATCTTCTAATCATCATTCagataatgttatttttaatgcaataatcCGCAaccaagcaaaaaaatatttaaatgaaggAAAAAAGTTATGTGATGGCGTTTCAATACTTCATAAATTCTACCAACCATTACATAGTCTATTTAATGacacaaaaatatcatttactTGGATTGAAAAGAATAGCAATgaatatcaaaaacttttagaaaaatcagCTGACTATTTAGTAGAAGACATTAATGTATGGTGGAAAGAAGTTGAAGATGGAGTAGTATTCTTTGATATAAACTACCCCAATAattcgaaaaaaatatttacccaTTTTCGTTCCTCCTCAATGCAACAACAGTCAGAGTACTTAGAAAAATGCTGGAAACATTGTTTGgaaaacaaacacaaaattcCTGCTTATAAAATCACAGTTAATGCAAATGTGTTTTATTTAGACAcacttcaatattttcaaatttttaacactGAAAATATATCTAGAAATAGTATTATACCACTagatataattttgatttaa